In the genome of Fluviispira vulneris, one region contains:
- a CDS encoding 3-dehydroquinate synthase family protein yields the protein MIDIFLNKEKKLKDILNDFFRKKYHRNSVPEFSFEYDKDVFQVACQIYKRGFINLANQVFEVYHDVPLQIIDRLRFEKIILEINNNQNFYIIDMNIKKYYENLISSENVFFYEASELNKNIDTVIAILKYLPKNCCEIIAIGGGNTLDVSGFVAAIAKKPIKYFATTLLAAVDAATGGKTGVNCPSNGKNQIGLFYNAKEFYCIPELFQTLPYTEVISGLCEALKHSWLFGAFIENKKHFEDILISNCSVEELKIFLLKNIEYKANIINQDPFERNGIRSALNFGHTLAHLIEALAENKKIEHMSHGIAVAHGMYFLINNSIVECPSDRFFDFLEKIINLFPIIKLSDIKTSDIDHYIRQDKKNVNSFQCSLSLPAYGQFSLSKKYVPNTDILTNYSHELFVFLTSKYLNGF from the coding sequence ATGATTGATATTTTTTTAAACAAAGAGAAAAAGTTAAAAGATATATTAAATGATTTTTTTAGAAAAAAATATCATCGCAATTCTGTTCCTGAATTTTCATTTGAATATGATAAAGATGTATTTCAAGTTGCCTGTCAAATTTATAAAAGAGGTTTTATAAATTTAGCAAATCAAGTATTTGAAGTTTATCACGATGTTCCTTTGCAAATCATAGATAGATTGCGGTTTGAAAAAATTATATTGGAGATAAATAATAATCAAAATTTTTATATTATTGATATGAATATAAAAAAATATTATGAAAATCTAATTTCGTCTGAAAATGTTTTTTTTTATGAAGCTAGTGAATTAAATAAAAATATCGATACTGTCATTGCAATTTTAAAATATCTACCTAAAAATTGTTGTGAAATTATTGCAATAGGAGGAGGAAATACTCTTGATGTGTCTGGTTTTGTAGCTGCAATAGCAAAGAAACCAATTAAATATTTTGCAACAACTCTCCTTGCTGCAGTGGATGCAGCAACGGGAGGAAAAACTGGGGTAAATTGTCCATCAAATGGTAAGAATCAAATCGGTCTTTTTTATAATGCAAAAGAATTTTATTGTATTCCAGAATTATTTCAAACACTTCCTTATACAGAAGTAATATCTGGTTTGTGTGAAGCATTAAAGCATTCTTGGTTATTTGGTGCATTTATTGAGAATAAGAAACATTTTGAAGACATTTTAATATCGAATTGTTCTGTTGAGGAATTAAAGATTTTTTTATTAAAAAATATAGAATATAAAGCTAATATTATTAACCAAGATCCTTTTGAAAGAAATGGCATTCGTTCAGCTTTAAACTTTGGACATACCTTAGCCCATCTAATTGAAGCGCTTGCTGAAAACAAAAAAATAGAACATATGTCACATGGTATTGCGGTTGCTCATGGGATGTATTTTTTGATTAATAATAGTATAGTAGAATGTCCAAGTGATAGATTCTTTGACTTTTTAGAAAAAATAATAAATTTATTTCCTATAATAAAACTCTCAGATATTAAAACGAGTGACATTGATCATTATATAAGACAAGACAAAAAAAATGTTAATTCTTTCCAATGTTCATTAAGTTTGCCAGCTTATGGTCAATTTTCATTGAGTAAAAAATATGTTCCTAATACTGATATTTTAACAAACTATTCGCATGAACTTTTTGTATTTTTAACTTCAAAATATTTAAATGGTTTTTAA
- the aroC gene encoding chorismate synthase gives MGNTFGSLFKVTTFGESHGAAIGCIIDGCPAGLKLNEEIIQEFLNRRKPGQSDFTTSRNENDLCEILSGIEQGKTLGTPIAIIIRNKDKNPLDYTELNKVYRPGHADYTTQLKYGLTAQSGGGRASARETIGRVAAAAVAKIYLTAKFPELSLMAWVQRIKDIESKLHYQNFCFADIEKSVIRCPDPIVEEQMKDAILNAKQQGDSLGGCIRCVAQNIPAGLGEPVFYKLEAALAGAMLSLPACKSFEIGNGLESTHLFGSENNDHYYLNEKGNIYTKTNRSGGVQGGISNGMNLEFSVGFKPISTIYKEQNTVTKVKSQEIKFLIPKGRHDSCVLPRAVPIVEAMCWLVLADQFMLQSTRKSYD, from the coding sequence ATGGGAAACACATTTGGATCGTTATTTAAAGTTACTACATTTGGCGAATCGCATGGGGCAGCTATAGGTTGCATCATCGATGGGTGTCCAGCAGGATTAAAACTCAATGAAGAAATTATTCAAGAATTTTTAAATAGAAGAAAACCTGGTCAGAGCGATTTTACTACGAGTCGAAACGAAAATGATCTTTGTGAAATCTTATCTGGCATAGAACAAGGTAAAACTTTAGGCACGCCAATTGCAATTATTATTCGCAATAAAGATAAAAATCCACTTGATTACACCGAGCTGAATAAAGTTTATCGACCCGGGCATGCTGATTACACGACGCAACTCAAATATGGTCTGACTGCGCAAAGTGGTGGTGGACGTGCCAGTGCACGAGAAACTATAGGACGAGTTGCTGCAGCAGCTGTTGCAAAAATATATTTAACAGCAAAATTTCCAGAATTAAGTTTAATGGCTTGGGTTCAGCGTATTAAAGATATAGAAAGCAAACTACATTATCAAAATTTCTGTTTTGCAGATATTGAAAAAAGTGTTATTCGTTGTCCCGATCCTATCGTTGAAGAACAAATGAAAGATGCAATATTAAATGCAAAACAGCAAGGGGATTCTCTCGGCGGTTGCATACGTTGTGTTGCACAAAATATTCCTGCAGGTCTCGGGGAACCTGTTTTCTACAAGCTTGAGGCGGCATTAGCAGGAGCTATGCTGAGTCTACCTGCTTGTAAAAGTTTTGAAATTGGCAATGGATTAGAATCAACCCACCTTTTTGGCAGTGAAAATAATGATCATTATTATTTAAATGAAAAAGGGAATATTTATACAAAAACAAATCGCTCAGGTGGTGTTCAAGGTGGTATTTCTAACGGTATGAATTTGGAATTTAGTGTCGGTTTTAAGCCTATTTCAACAATTTATAAAGAACAAAATACAGTTACTAAAGTTAAATCACAAGAAATAAAATTTTTAATTCCAAAAGGGAGGCACGATTCTTGTGTTTTACCTAGAGCAGTGCCAATAGTAGAAGCAATGTGTTGGCTTGTCTTAGCAGATCAATTTATGCTGCAAAGCACTCGGAAAAGTTATGATTGA
- a CDS encoding DUF3025 domain-containing protein → MDWPSLKDLNAKIPYSIYSWSGQKINFVLQKGMRSQVGFESLYEPRIFLLGEVRTRLENWHDFFNAQIWYSFPRTKAALNMRQFFAFDELADFPWNKSPLKRMREQDYMTMFDEGGCIIAKINQKKIPFIFGHAIYERMILGDRDLSMCAIIIECEEKFLSLNLKEKLRYLDMKSAKLLANREIYYTNKPFFTYSLEHAISSFNN, encoded by the coding sequence ATGGATTGGCCTTCCCTTAAAGATTTAAATGCTAAAATCCCTTATTCAATTTACAGTTGGAGCGGTCAAAAAATTAACTTTGTGCTGCAAAAGGGGATGCGCTCACAAGTTGGCTTCGAAAGTCTCTATGAACCTAGAATATTTTTATTGGGTGAAGTGAGGACTCGGCTCGAGAATTGGCATGATTTTTTTAATGCCCAAATTTGGTATTCATTTCCTAGGACAAAGGCAGCATTAAATATGCGTCAATTTTTTGCTTTTGATGAATTGGCAGATTTTCCTTGGAATAAATCACCGCTAAAAAGAATGCGTGAACAGGATTATATGACAATGTTTGATGAAGGAGGATGTATCATTGCAAAAATTAATCAAAAAAAAATACCATTTATTTTTGGTCATGCAATCTATGAACGTATGATTTTAGGTGATCGTGATTTATCTATGTGCGCTATAATTATTGAATGTGAAGAAAAATTTCTCAGTTTAAATTTAAAGGAAAAATTGAGATATTTAGATATGAAATCTGCGAAATTATTAGCTAATAGAGAAATATATTATACAAATAAACCATTCTTCACTTATTCGCTAGAACATGCTATAAGTTCATTTAATAATTGA
- the aroA gene encoding 3-phosphoshikimate 1-carboxyvinyltransferase, giving the protein MEIEFKKYFFSSLSEDKKIKEIAVTHRNNIMQIDMSIFGSKSFTNRAIILSGMSPKATKIEGFLFSEDSYWGLNALSILGFRIKINYTEKSVQIFPPIENFQKDFKIFLGKAGTLARFFPSVILNWQKTFPSFGKINVFADADVQLIKRPMQELVQSLKELNANISNENLPMHISSSDLKGQCAIGGQTSGQFLSGLLLASFGAKSHIEIRRINNLVQPDYVRMTLQSIESFGGQISSDHDLYQFKISPTFNIGIENYAVEADASTCCYFITLAYLHNFNLRIKNLGKLTLQPDFQFISILKTLGAHIECTDTEIFVCKKETFTRPTGNISFDLSKLSDQALTLGIIALFAEAPFEIRNISHIRMHECDRISCFVANLRSLHIRCDEYIDGFCVHPYKYDFSNLQALWKTYDDHRFVMSGFILASFASNLFIENPNCVEKTAPLFFQQIKDLGFQTKLIEE; this is encoded by the coding sequence ATGGAAATAGAGTTTAAGAAATACTTTTTTTCTTCATTAAGTGAAGATAAAAAAATTAAAGAAATAGCAGTGACTCATCGAAACAATATCATGCAAATAGATATGTCAATTTTTGGTTCAAAAAGTTTTACGAATCGAGCCATAATTCTTTCTGGCATGAGCCCAAAAGCAACAAAAATAGAAGGCTTTTTATTTTCAGAAGATTCCTACTGGGGACTCAATGCTTTGAGTATTTTAGGATTTCGTATCAAAATAAACTATACTGAAAAAAGTGTACAAATATTCCCACCAATTGAAAATTTCCAAAAGGATTTCAAAATATTCTTAGGTAAAGCAGGAACATTAGCGCGTTTTTTTCCATCTGTAATATTAAATTGGCAAAAAACATTTCCCAGTTTCGGTAAAATAAATGTTTTTGCTGATGCAGACGTGCAACTCATAAAACGACCCATGCAAGAACTTGTACAATCCTTAAAAGAGCTTAATGCAAATATATCGAATGAAAATTTACCAATGCACATTTCATCATCGGATTTAAAGGGTCAATGTGCAATTGGCGGACAAACATCTGGACAATTTTTGAGTGGATTGCTCTTAGCTTCTTTCGGAGCAAAATCACACATTGAAATCAGACGTATAAATAATCTTGTTCAACCAGATTATGTGAGAATGACTTTGCAGTCGATTGAGTCTTTTGGTGGTCAAATCTCGTCTGATCATGATCTTTACCAATTTAAAATATCGCCAACTTTTAATATTGGAATTGAAAACTATGCAGTAGAAGCCGATGCCTCTACTTGCTGTTATTTTATAACTCTCGCGTATTTGCATAATTTTAATTTGCGAATAAAAAATTTAGGCAAATTAACTTTACAACCCGATTTTCAATTTATTTCAATTTTAAAAACGCTTGGTGCACATATTGAATGCACAGACACAGAGATTTTTGTCTGCAAAAAAGAAACTTTTACAAGGCCAACTGGTAATATTTCCTTTGATTTATCAAAACTAAGTGATCAAGCTTTAACATTAGGAATAATTGCTTTATTTGCTGAAGCTCCTTTCGAAATTAGGAATATTTCTCATATTCGTATGCATGAGTGTGATAGAATTTCTTGTTTTGTCGCAAATTTAAGATCTTTGCATATTCGGTGTGATGAGTATATAGATGGATTCTGTGTACACCCTTATAAATATGATTTTAGTAATTTACAAGCTTTATGGAAAACGTATGATGATCATCGATTCGTAATGAGTGGTTTTATTCTTGCTTCTTTTGCAAGTAATTTATTTATCGAAAATCCAAATTGTGTTGAAAAAACAGCTCCTCTGTTTTTTCAACAAATAAAAGATCTTGGCTTTCAGACAAAATTAATTGAGGAATAA
- a CDS encoding DUF1028 domain-containing protein — protein sequence MHILSKFIFSLLALTSVTKANATFSIIAIDKMEGKFGAAFASCISLQESEKSDEKIKSFIEDQLHVYVPGKGIMNLQGAVINVNLLNSKAKDLIYNAKNAKEIINDLINYEETVLTANDNYSKFRQFLALTFDSTKNIVYKNAYTGMDVNSHSGDLTGANERFAYVIAGNYLTQKDNSTQNDVIKALSDGFENESKNQPVNLSDKLIAALQNVKSLKNIGDIRCVSSYGTTSNFAFMRTYKGDETLENYVTYSNPSEQKDGIDSLISLYNKKAIPKRSIN from the coding sequence ATGCATATTTTGTCTAAATTTATTTTTTCTCTCCTTGCTCTTACAAGTGTAACAAAAGCAAATGCAACTTTTTCTATAATAGCTATAGATAAAATGGAAGGTAAATTTGGTGCTGCTTTTGCAAGTTGCATTTCATTACAAGAAAGTGAAAAAAGCGATGAAAAAATTAAAAGCTTTATAGAAGATCAATTACATGTTTATGTCCCAGGAAAAGGAATTATGAACTTGCAAGGTGCTGTAATCAATGTAAATCTTTTAAATTCAAAAGCAAAAGATTTAATTTATAATGCAAAAAATGCAAAAGAGATTATAAATGATCTTATTAACTATGAAGAAACGGTATTGACAGCGAATGATAATTATTCAAAATTCAGACAATTTCTTGCGTTAACATTTGATTCAACGAAAAATATTGTTTATAAAAATGCTTACACAGGAATGGATGTAAATTCTCATTCAGGGGATTTGACAGGCGCAAATGAACGATTTGCTTATGTTATAGCAGGTAACTATTTAACCCAGAAAGATAATTCAACCCAAAATGATGTTATAAAAGCTTTAAGTGATGGTTTTGAAAATGAGTCAAAAAACCAGCCAGTAAACTTATCTGATAAATTAATAGCTGCATTACAAAATGTTAAAAGTCTAAAAAATATTGGTGATATACGTTGCGTCTCTAGTTATGGCACTACTTCAAACTTTGCTTTTATGAGAACATATAAAGGTGATGAAACTTTAGAAAATTATGTTACCTATTCTAATCCTTCAGAACAAAAAGATGGAATTGATAGTTTAATATCTTTATATAATAAGAAAGCAATTCCAAAGAGATCGATAAATTAA
- a CDS encoding esterase/lipase family protein, whose product MTFIRISLFIFSTFLSFCCMAENRDPIVLVHGFSGWGRQELLGYKYWGGFNDLQEDLKSQGGKVFTASVGKFSSNYDRAIDLYAQIKGGCADYGEAHAKKFKHARFGRCYTQPLYPEWDENHKIHFIGHSQGGQTIRALLSLLKEGSQEEILTSQNDVAELYRGNKSWVTSITTIATPNNGTSLTHLADIFLPTSQFIIVSTVTAANAVGVEPFLDFKLEQWNLTKRKDENLKDFLARAYNSYIWNTKDISKWDLSPEGAHLFNDSDKEYKDVFYFSYGTQSTSIDIPFTNCQITILTLLSLPANAIGCFKRKLNGNINIDDQWLANDGVVNTISMASPFKGKRMYYTGTAHKGIWNDMGVRHGWDHLEIIGAIPNPLKPYWKVKELYEKHLELLYSL is encoded by the coding sequence ATGACTTTCATAAGAATCAGTCTATTTATTTTTTCAACTTTTTTATCATTCTGCTGCATGGCAGAGAATCGAGACCCGATTGTCCTTGTGCATGGATTTTCTGGATGGGGGAGACAAGAGCTTCTCGGCTATAAATATTGGGGAGGTTTTAACGATTTACAAGAAGATCTAAAATCTCAAGGGGGTAAAGTTTTTACTGCTTCTGTTGGCAAATTCAGTTCAAATTACGACAGAGCAATTGATCTTTATGCACAGATAAAAGGAGGTTGCGCTGATTATGGTGAAGCACATGCAAAAAAATTTAAACATGCTCGCTTCGGTCGCTGCTATACACAACCCCTATATCCAGAATGGGATGAAAATCATAAAATTCATTTTATTGGACATAGTCAAGGTGGTCAAACAATTCGAGCGTTATTAAGCCTTTTAAAGGAAGGATCTCAAGAAGAAATACTTACTAGTCAAAATGATGTTGCTGAACTATATAGAGGAAATAAAAGTTGGGTAACAAGTATAACTACGATTGCAACTCCAAATAACGGAACATCACTGACACATTTAGCAGATATTTTCCTACCTACGTCACAATTTATTATAGTATCTACAGTAACGGCTGCAAATGCAGTCGGGGTTGAACCTTTTTTAGATTTCAAACTTGAACAGTGGAATCTAACAAAAAGAAAAGATGAAAACCTAAAAGATTTTTTAGCTAGAGCATATAATTCTTATATCTGGAATACAAAAGATATAAGTAAGTGGGATTTAAGCCCAGAAGGAGCACATTTATTTAACGATAGCGATAAAGAATACAAAGATGTATTTTATTTTTCATACGGCACACAATCAACATCAATAGATATTCCATTTACTAATTGCCAAATTACAATTTTAACTTTATTAAGCTTACCCGCAAATGCAATTGGTTGTTTTAAGCGTAAGCTAAATGGGAATATAAATATTGATGATCAATGGCTCGCAAACGATGGAGTGGTTAATACAATCAGTATGGCATCCCCATTTAAAGGAAAAAGAATGTATTATACAGGAACAGCTCATAAGGGAATTTGGAATGATATGGGTGTGCGCCATGGTTGGGATCATCTTGAAATAATTGGTGCAATTCCAAACCCACTGAAGCCATATTGGAAAGTTAAGGAGTTATATGAAAAACATTTAGAATTATTATATTCACTATAA
- a CDS encoding substrate-binding periplasmic protein: MYINTKLVLIFIVLNIVLGIYAKDKEKITIATEAFLFQTDKINTNEIGGLAGKIVVESLKRVNMDYEMMWVPWKRAQNETLLNSNNSTFIIPLTRNNERESKYNWVSHLYNNDTAFFTLKGQKKINDLKSAKNLKIGVLNGSSYEITIKEAQLNYETTTLDESNSKKLVLKKIDAWYTSKINGLMAFKINKVNVNHIAYGRSIDSEKIYIATAKSTPQSLVEKVRKAIEDFKKTERYRVLIDNAIKNN; the protein is encoded by the coding sequence ATGTATATAAATACAAAATTAGTTTTAATCTTTATTGTACTTAATATTGTCCTTGGAATTTATGCAAAAGATAAAGAGAAAATAACTATTGCTACTGAAGCATTTTTGTTTCAAACTGATAAAATAAATACAAATGAAATAGGTGGTTTAGCAGGAAAAATTGTGGTTGAGTCTCTAAAGCGCGTAAATATGGATTATGAGATGATGTGGGTTCCTTGGAAAAGAGCGCAGAATGAAACTTTACTAAATTCAAATAACTCAACTTTCATAATTCCTTTAACGCGCAATAATGAAAGAGAATCAAAATACAATTGGGTATCTCATTTATACAATAACGATACAGCTTTTTTCACTTTAAAAGGGCAAAAAAAGATAAATGATTTAAAAAGTGCAAAAAATTTGAAAATTGGTGTTCTTAATGGTTCATCGTACGAAATCACAATTAAGGAAGCACAGTTAAATTATGAAACAACTACATTAGATGAATCAAATTCTAAAAAATTAGTTCTTAAAAAAATAGATGCCTGGTATACTTCTAAAATTAATGGTTTAATGGCTTTCAAAATAAATAAAGTAAATGTAAATCATATTGCATATGGTCGTTCAATTGATTCAGAAAAAATATATATAGCTACTGCAAAAAGCACTCCACAATCATTGGTTGAAAAAGTGAGGAAGGCTATCGAGGATTTCAAGAAGACGGAGAGATATAGAGTTCTTATTGATAATGCAATTAAAAATAACTAA